The proteins below come from a single Orcinus orca chromosome 6, mOrcOrc1.1, whole genome shotgun sequence genomic window:
- the C6H9orf131 gene encoding LOW QUALITY PROTEIN: uncharacterized protein C9orf131 homolog (The sequence of the model RefSeq protein was modified relative to this genomic sequence to represent the inferred CDS: inserted 1 base in 1 codon) produces the protein MEWLPEGLLGAEGDMGLLWGQLTHALACRHCGSSCLLSPGNLVTLFLFVVWQIQRWWQLGRWRQLQPWYSGDKMQGKGLPLLYCVAFLDRLWKQKSGEEEEEEVSLDPLKPCSLPKEAPIGEQATTAPSQPSCDSEGLHKSIGTLEQVLTQTPNPSRSFPTFQILTNLPVRHKTASGSHLQQRESQLFWGLPSLHSESLEAIFLSSGGLSPLKLSVSPSVFFNKFAFLPRTPVLLLPQYCSPTPLPTHEVHTTEDLEGTASDPQQLPSPSSPPVPSLPLQLKFFPMDHKRVLYGTEANTQWLTQQREVPWVSEDQALHPQPNLQRTRPSKLFHSSEVWWKVPWDPGLQQHIPDSLCASLAENPASLLGALTRSEAPWRTTGQNEDPKTPEPAVPTPSLTPTSLPECQGASPIGGLSGPEALWETTRRRENPQISEPPTSVPCQSVAPMTEPQGTSTLEVPPVYETQWGTTGHKESTQAFQPPTPAPCPPPHPLPELQGGSPLGDPSGYEPQWRCRENSTNLWAFEPSALDIDPGLHGTMPACVPSGSETPWKGTQSRENLWVSADPVSFPSLPSASLLESLGTGAQAVLSESKALWEAMRQTDNLWTSESPGPGHSPSLAPILEPHRINPVGGLTGSETAWKDTDHSRNSWAFESLSLAFSPPAVLVLDSLRVSPTGVLFDSEATCGDIERRKNSWASELLACSLPQDPRRANPLGVKSDSEPTAGDMEQKETCCVPVSPLWGPSPCPNSMSKSHTSEPIGDQCNCKPEGETVEQRGNCCTTELPAPTPRSLSAPLPDPHIDLEFVWRNVQQRGIPQDPSLPAVDPLQPIPWPPTQAEALKIECNQPGLPKGELFPGAKAETPSSQGEAVPKMPTHSGIQAWHWSKELELRLKKLQQSPASRSLGPSQSFGSSPALSSTTQATRRLSSCPPQQIHPLSLCPNSSSCHPPKPQSTVTQPVQVPHCYHSHSSIQPQLWKSGRAEQEPQKEQRMNVKMSSQGSCVHCPGLEEPSYPEVPASGKRQDKASALSSAKKRERPRKPKGDHGEGDAKLGSTTVIGKSHLAQARLAEVPVSRLLQRSQHRDQSSRHTAPSLQPHSKASGSQGQRGARLGTGDILAPRHCKHCPWAQKHLSSPTPQAPLTRGLQRMLANXLGTHGPLPTKSSQQRKGW, from the exons ATGGAATGGCTGCCAGAGGGCCTGCTTGGGGCTGAGGGGGACATGGGGCTTCTCTGGGGCCAGTTGACCCATGCCCTGGCCTGCAGACACTGTGGCAGCAGCTGCCTTCTGAGTCCAGGGAACCTGGTAACACTATTCTTGTTCGTGGTTTGGCAGATCCAGAGGTGGTGGCAGCTTGGGAGATGGCGACAGCTTCAGCCCTGGTACTCTGGGGACAAGATGCAAGGCAAG GGCCTACCACTTCTGTACTGCGTGGCTTTCCTTGATCGCCTGTGGAAGCAGAAGtcaggggaggaagaagaagaggaggtatCTCTGGATCCACTGAAGCCATGTTCTCTTCCCAAAGAAGCTCCTATTGGAGAACAAGCCACCACAGCCCCATCCCAGCCATCCTGTGATTCTGAGGGCCTCCACAAGTCCATAGGGACACTAGAGCAAGTACTCACGCAGACCCCAAACCCTTCCAGATCCTTCCCCACCTTTCAGATCTTGACCAACCTGCCTGTGAGGCACAAGACAGCATCAGGGAGCCACCTACAGCAGAGAGAAAGCCAGCTCTTCTGGGGTCTCCCCTCTCTGCACAGTGAGTCCTTGGAGGCCATCTTCCTGAGCTCAGGTGGCCTCTCTCCCCTGAAGTTGTCTGTCAGTCCTTCTGTCTTCTTTAACAAGTTTGCCTTCCTGCCTAGAACCCCAGTATTGCTGCTTCCCCAGTATTGCTCCCCAACCCCACTTCCTACACATGAAGTCCATACTACAGAAGATCTGGAAGGAACGGCCTCTGACCCTCAGCAACTTCCCTCCCCATCTTCCCCTCCTGTCCCATCACTTCCCCTCCAACTTAAATTCTTTCCCATGGACCATAAGAGAGTCCTATATGGCACTGAGGCAAACACACAGTGGCTTACACAGCAGAGAGAGGTCCCTTGGGTCTCTGAGGATCAAGCCCTGCACCCACAGCCTAACCTCCAAAGAACCAGGCCCTCCAAACTCTTCCATTCATCTGAGGTCTGGTGGAAGGTGCCATGGGATCCTGGCCTCCAACAACACATTCCAGACTCACTCTGTGCCTCCCTAGCAgaaaatcctgctagccttctgGGAGCCCTAACTAGGTCTGAGGCCCCATGGAGGACCACGGGGCAAAATGAGGACCCCAAAACCCCTGAGCCAGCAGTGCCAACTCCCAGCCTAACCCCAACTTCTCTGCCAGAATGCCAAGGAGCCAGCCCTATAGGAGGCCTCTCTGGACCTGAAGCCCTCTGGGAAACCACAAGGCGAAGAGAGAATCCTCAGATCTCTGAGCCTCCGACCTCAGTCCCTTGCCAATCTGTAGCCCCCATGACAGAGCCCCAAGGAACCAGCACCCTGGAAGTTCCACCTGTATATGAGACTCAGTGGGGAACCACAGGACATAAAGAGAGTACTCAAGCCTTTCAGCCCCCAAcgccagccccctgccctcccccacatCCCCTGCCAGAACTCCAGGGAGGCAGTCCCCTGGGAGATCCATCTGGATATGAGCCCCAGTGGAGATGCAGAGAAAATTCAACAAACCTTTGGGCCTTTGAGCCCTCAGCCTTGGACATCGACCCAGGACTCCATGGAACCATGCCTGCATGTGTCCCATCAGGATCTGAGACTCCGTGGAAGGGCACGCAGAGTAGAGAAAATCTTTGGGTCTCTGCAGACCCAGTTTCATTTCCCAGCCTTCCCTCAGCGTCTCTGCTGGAGTCCCTAGGAACGGGTGCTCAGGCAGTCTTGTCTGAGTCCAAAGCTTTGTGGGAGGCCATGAGGCAGACAGACAACCTCTGGACCTCAGAATCTCCAGGCCCTGGCCACAGCCCATCTCTAGCTCCTATTCTAGAACCCCACAGAATCAATCCTGTGGGAGGGCTCACTGGGTCAGAAACTGCATGGAAGGACACTGATCATTCCCGGAATTCCTGGGCTTTTGAATCGCTATCTCTGGCCTTCAGCCCACCCGCAGTTCTTGTACTGGATTCCCTCAGAGTTAGCCCTACGGGGGTCCTGTTTGATTCTGAAGCTACATGTGGGGACATAGAAAGGAGAAAGAACTCCTGGGCCTCTGAGCTCCTGGCTTGCAGCTTACCCCAAGACCCACGTAGAGCCAACCCCTTGGGAGTCAAATCTGACTCTGAGCCTACTGCGGGGGACATGGAGCAGAAAGAAACCTGTTGTGTTCCTGTGTCCCCATTGTGGGGTCCCAGCCCATGCCCAAACTCTATGTCAAAGTCTCACACAAGTGAGCCTATTGGAGACCAATGCAACTGTAAACCTGAGGGGGAAACAGTGGAGCAGAGAGGGAACTGCTGCACCACTGAACTCCCAGCCCCAACCCCCAGGTCACTCTCTGCTCCTCTACCAGATCCACACATTGACCTTGAGTTTGTGTGGAGGAATGTGCAACAAAGAGGGATCCCCCAGGACCCCAGCCTTCCAGCAGTGGATCCCCTACAGCCAATACCCTGGCCTCCCACCCAAGCTGAAGCTCTGAAGATTGAGTGCAACCAGCCTGGCCTACCCAAGGGAGAGCTGTTCCCAGGGGCTAAGGCAGAGACTCCATCCTCCCAGGGTGAGGCTGTCCCAAAGATGCCCACCCACTCTGGAATCCAGGCCTGGCACTGGAGTAAAGAGTTGGAACTCAGGCTGAAGAAACTACAGCAGAGCCCTGCTTCCAGATCTCTTGGCCCAAGTCAATCATTTGGCAGCTCCCCTGCCCTGAGCTCCACAACTCAAGCCACCCGGAGACTCTCTTCTTGCCCACCACAGCAGATTCATCCCCTCAGTCTGTGCCCCAACTCTTCAAGCTGTCATCCCCCTAAACCTCAGAGCACAGTAACTCAGCCTGTCCAGGTCCCCCACTGTTATCACTCCCACTCCTCTATCCAACCTCAGCTATGGAAGTCTGGCAGGGCAGAACAAGAGCCTCAGAAAGAGCAAAGAATGAATGTGAAGATGTCATCCCAGGGGTCATGTGTTCACTGCCCGGGCCTGGAAGAGCCCTCATACCCTGAGGTTCCAGCCTCAGGCAAGAGACAGGACAAGGCTTCAGCCCTGTCTTCAGCCAAAAAGAGAGAGCGCCCCAGGAAACCTAAAGGAGACCACGGAGAAGGGGATGCAAAATTGGGCTCAACCACAGTTATAGGGAAAAGCCACCTAGCCCAGGCCAGACTAGCAGAGGTCCCTGTAAGCAGACTTTTGCAAAGATCTCAGCACAGGGACCAGAGCTCTCGACACACTGctccctccctgcagcctcacTCCAAGGCTTCAGGTTCCCAAGGTCAGAGAGGGGCAAGGCTGGGAACTGGTGACATCCTGGCCCCTCGGCACTGTAAGCACTGCCCTTGGGCCCAGAAGCATCTTTCCTCCCCCACACCTCAGGCTCCCCTTACCAGGGGTCTCCAAAGGATGTTAGCCA TTCTGGGTACCCATGGACCCCTGCCCACCAAATCCAGTCAGCAGAGAAAAGGCTGGTAG